The following are encoded together in the Daucus carota subsp. sativus chromosome 5, DH1 v3.0, whole genome shotgun sequence genome:
- the LOC108223990 gene encoding trigger factor-like protein TIG, Chloroplastic: MELCSISSSTPLVQISSSNIKFAAAASKSCLFFPVSNIVTTKPMLFTSQNKKKLYYCKHSFSSTTAFPNKKTVITCAVAPTHSAIEPLPADILVTESPEPNSRVRLSVEVPRAVCEDSYQRVLNEFMKHAKVPGFRPGKNVPENIIVNYVGKQNVQKAVIESILKRTLPHAMSSVDGRALKDSVHIATKFSEMEKTYSSLKKLIYDVVADVAPEVKWVSEDAYKHLKIVVEIDSEIDAQRTSEEELRRRHKSLSVLRIVTDRGLQIGDVAVLDISASTVEQDGSSAQRIPSAETTGFNFDTEDGDKVLPGFLDSIIGIQRGETKSFPLVFPESWRQENLRGVHAQFTVECKELFYRDFPELGDSIADKLLPGCSTLEEVKKALLERCLEVEKTAKEQATDNAILDQLTKLVEVDVPHSLFEEQGRQFYGAKLLELQGSVKLNENQLASLTSPKAVNEYLESQKENIVKVIKQNMAVGDIFKRENLQFPTEELVKEVENSIAEFKRQNQEYDEERVKDQVEDILEGAKVLEWLREHAEVEYITR, from the exons ATGGAGTTATGTTCCATTTCTTCCTCAACTCCACTTGTTCAAATTTCATCTTCAAACATCAAAtttgctgctgctgcttctAAATCTTGTCTTTTCTTCCCTGTTTCCAATATCGTAACTACCAAACCCATGTTATTCACAtcacaaaataaaaagaaactaTACTACTGCAAGCATTCCTTTTCTTCAACCACCGCATTTCCCAACAAGAAGACAGTCATAACATGTGCAGTTGCTCCAACTCATTCTGCAATTGAGCCTCTTCCTGCTGATATCCTTGTTACTGAATCCCCTGAACCCAATTCCAga GTTAGACTGAGCGTGGAAGTTCCACGTGCTGTGTGCGAGGATTCATACCAGAGGGTCTTAAATGAGTTTATGAAACACGCAAAG GTTCCTGGATTTCGCCCTGGAAAGAATGTTCCAGAGAATATTATTGTAAATTATGTTGGAAAGCAAAATGTACAAAAGGCTGTAATTGAGTCTATTTTGAAAAGAACACTGCCACATGCCATGTCTTCG GTAGATGGACGCGCTTTAAAGGACTCGGTCCATATTGCAACAAAATTTTCTGAAATGGAAAAGACATATTCCTCCCTGAAGAAGCTAAT ATATGATGTTGTTGCCGATGTCGCCCCAGAAGTCAAATGGGTTTCCGAGGATGCATACAAGCATTTGAAAATTGttgttgagatagacagtgaaATTGATGCTCAAAGGACCTCCGAAGAAGAACTACGACGTCGTCACAAGTCTCTTAGTGTACTGAGAATTGTGACTGATAGAGGACTACAG ATTGGTGATGTTGCAGTCCTCGATATATCTGCAAGTACGGTTGAGCAAGATGGATCTAGTGCTCAAAGAATTCCTTCTGCAGAGACCACAG GCTTTAATTTTGATACAGAAGATGGAGATAAAGTTCTGCCTGGTTTCCTTGATTCAATAATCGGAATTCAACGAGGTGAAACAAAATCATTTCCTCTTGTTTTTCCTGAATCATGGAGACAGGAAAATCTCCGCGGTGTGCATGCCCAATTTACA GTTGAATGTAAAGAACTCTTCTATAGAGATTTTCCGGAACTGGGTGATTCCATTGCTGATAAACTTCTTCCTGGATGCAGTACGCTAGAAGAG GTGAAGAAAGCCTTGCTGGAAAGATGTCTAGAGGTGGAGAAAACAGCTAAAGAGCAAGCAACTGATAATGCCATTCTCGACCAACTAACGAAG TTGGTTGAAGTCGATGTACCTCACTCCTTGTTTGAGGAGCAAGGCAGACAGTTCTATGGAGCAAAATTGTTAGAACTACAG GGAAGCGTGAAACTAAATGAAAATCAGTTGGCATCTCTAACAAGTCCGAAGGCAGTCAACGAGTATCTGGAAAGCCAGAAGGAGAATATAGTAAAAGTGATAAAGCAGAATATGGCTGTTGGAGACATTTTCAAACGTGAAAATTTGCAG TTTCCAACAGAGGAACTGGTGAAGGAGGTCGAAAATTCGATCGCCGAGTTCAAACGCCAGAACCAAGAATATGACGAGGAGCGTGTGAAGGATCAG GTGGAAGACATTCTGGAAGGGGCAAAAGTACTGGAATGGTTGAGAGAGCATGCAGAGGTGGAGTACATAACCAGATGA